From Streptomyces sp. HUAS MG91, the proteins below share one genomic window:
- a CDS encoding 3-oxoacid CoA-transferase subunit B — protein MNPTNRVTARREPLGKHDIAALIARDIPRGAFVNLGIGQPTLVADHLPADSGVVLHTENGMLNMGPAARDGEVDPDLTNAGKVPVTELPGAAYFHHADSFAMMRGGHLDICVLGAFQVSEAGDLANWHTGAPDAIPAVGGAMDLAIGAKKVFVMMTLFTKDGAPKLVPDCDYPLTGLRCVDRVYTDLAVFDISARGVRVTRTFGITPDELAARLEVPLTFAEGC, from the coding sequence ATGAACCCCACGAACCGAGTGACGGCCCGGCGGGAACCGCTGGGCAAGCACGACATCGCCGCGCTGATCGCCCGCGACATCCCCCGGGGCGCCTTCGTCAATCTGGGCATCGGTCAGCCGACCCTCGTCGCCGACCACCTGCCCGCGGACTCCGGCGTGGTCCTCCACACCGAGAACGGCATGCTCAACATGGGCCCCGCCGCACGCGACGGCGAGGTGGACCCCGACCTGACGAACGCGGGCAAGGTCCCCGTCACCGAACTGCCCGGAGCCGCGTACTTCCACCACGCCGACTCCTTCGCCATGATGCGCGGCGGCCACCTGGACATCTGCGTCCTCGGCGCGTTCCAGGTCTCCGAGGCGGGCGACCTGGCCAACTGGCACACGGGCGCGCCCGACGCGATCCCCGCCGTCGGCGGTGCCATGGACCTCGCGATCGGGGCCAAGAAGGTCTTCGTGATGATGACCCTCTTCACCAAGGACGGCGCACCCAAGCTGGTCCCCGACTGCGACTACCCGCTCACCGGACTCCGCTGCGTCGACCGGGTCTACACCGACCTCGCGGTGTTCGACATCTCCGCGCGGGGCGTCCGGGTCACGCGGACCTTCGGCATCACGCCCGACGAACTCGCCGCGCGTCTGGAGGTGCCGCTGACCTTCGCGGAAGGGTGCTGA
- a CDS encoding iron-siderophore ABC transporter substrate-binding protein, with protein sequence MPVVRRSTARRLFAVSAAASLVLLAGACGNDDQQDDAAGSSGGGAFPVSIKSALGTATIKSEPKRVVTLGQGSAETAIALGHTPVGIEEYAWGSDKSGYLPWIHEAVKKKGDDLPKQFKGGEQLDIEAITELRPDVILAPWSGITAKQYDLLKDIAPTVAYPDKAWSTDWDQQIELVSKALGEPDEADQLVGDIKKQLADAAKTRPDYAKYQFSYIYNTGPGTLGVFSPTEQRVEMVKSLGLKVDPVVKTFKETEGTDSSLIGLENADKLNKSDLLFTFYTDEKNRREIERQPLYAAMPAVKKGALVHSADNSFVTASSMLNPLTVPWSIERYLPLIDKAVEKAGK encoded by the coding sequence ATGCCTGTTGTGCGCCGCTCCACAGCGCGACGCCTGTTCGCCGTCTCCGCCGCCGCCTCCCTCGTGCTGCTGGCCGGCGCGTGCGGCAACGACGACCAACAGGACGACGCCGCGGGCTCGTCGGGCGGCGGCGCCTTCCCCGTCTCCATCAAGAGCGCCCTGGGCACCGCCACCATCAAGAGCGAGCCCAAGCGCGTGGTCACCCTCGGCCAGGGCTCGGCGGAGACGGCCATCGCGCTCGGCCACACCCCGGTGGGCATCGAGGAGTACGCCTGGGGCAGCGACAAGTCCGGCTACCTGCCGTGGATCCACGAGGCCGTGAAGAAGAAGGGCGACGACCTGCCCAAGCAGTTCAAGGGCGGCGAACAGCTCGACATCGAGGCCATCACGGAGCTGCGCCCCGACGTCATCCTCGCTCCGTGGTCCGGGATCACGGCCAAGCAGTACGACCTGCTGAAGGACATCGCGCCCACGGTCGCGTACCCGGACAAGGCCTGGAGCACCGACTGGGACCAGCAGATCGAACTGGTCTCCAAGGCGCTCGGCGAGCCCGACGAGGCCGACCAGCTCGTCGGCGACATCAAGAAGCAGCTCGCGGACGCGGCGAAGACGCGCCCCGACTACGCCAAGTACCAGTTCTCGTACATCTACAACACGGGACCGGGCACGCTCGGCGTGTTCTCGCCGACCGAGCAGCGCGTGGAGATGGTCAAGTCCCTCGGCCTGAAGGTCGACCCGGTCGTGAAGACGTTCAAGGAGACCGAGGGCACGGACTCCTCCCTCATCGGTCTGGAGAACGCGGACAAGCTCAACAAGAGCGACCTGCTGTTCACCTTCTACACCGACGAGAAGAACCGCCGCGAGATCGAACGGCAGCCGCTGTACGCGGCGATGCCCGCGGTGAAGAAGGGCGCGCTGGTGCACAGCGCGGACAACTCGTTCGTCACGGCCTCCTCGATGCTCAACCCGCTGACGGTGCCGTGGAGCATCGAGCGGTACCTGCCGCTCATCGACAAGGCCGTCGAGAAGGCGGGCAAGTAG
- a CDS encoding iron chelate uptake ABC transporter family permease subunit yields the protein MVIVLAAVLALACFASVAIGSKTLPAGAVWNALTGSGDGYALTVVESRYPRTVLGILVGCGLAVSGTLMQAVTRNPLAEPGLLGVNTGAAAGVVAATAYFGASGQLQILLWSLPGALLAGVFVYLAGIVGGRVSPVRLVLGGAVLTAVLSAFIQAVTLSRPATFDNYRYWVVGALTGRTWTAVWTVVPLVVVGLVVAAVLARGLNIVALGEDTAAALGAQPTRVKAIGLLTATLLAAAATAAAGPIAFVGLAVPHLTRALVGVDMRRQLLCGALIGPSLLLLADVAGRVVVRPQELMVGVVTAFAGAPALLVAVRRMRSAS from the coding sequence ATGGTGATCGTCCTCGCGGCCGTCCTGGCCCTGGCCTGCTTCGCGAGCGTCGCGATCGGGAGCAAGACCCTGCCGGCCGGCGCGGTCTGGAACGCCCTGACGGGCAGCGGGGACGGCTACGCGCTGACCGTCGTGGAGAGCCGCTATCCCCGTACGGTCCTCGGGATCCTGGTCGGCTGCGGCCTGGCCGTGTCCGGCACCCTCATGCAGGCCGTGACCCGCAACCCGCTGGCCGAACCCGGCCTGCTCGGCGTCAACACCGGGGCGGCGGCGGGCGTCGTCGCCGCGACCGCCTACTTCGGGGCGAGCGGGCAGCTGCAGATCCTGCTCTGGTCGCTGCCTGGCGCCCTGCTCGCCGGCGTGTTCGTGTACCTCGCCGGGATCGTCGGCGGACGGGTCAGCCCGGTGCGGCTCGTCCTCGGCGGCGCCGTCCTGACCGCCGTGCTCAGCGCGTTCATCCAGGCGGTCACGCTCAGCAGACCGGCGACCTTCGACAACTACCGCTACTGGGTCGTCGGCGCGCTGACCGGCCGCACCTGGACCGCCGTGTGGACCGTCGTGCCGCTGGTCGTCGTCGGCCTCGTCGTCGCGGCCGTCCTCGCCCGCGGCCTCAACATCGTGGCACTCGGCGAGGACACGGCCGCCGCGCTCGGCGCCCAGCCGACGCGCGTGAAGGCGATCGGCCTGCTCACCGCCACACTGCTGGCCGCCGCGGCGACCGCCGCCGCCGGCCCGATCGCCTTCGTGGGCCTGGCCGTTCCGCACCTCACACGCGCCCTGGTCGGCGTCGACATGCGCCGACAGCTCCTCTGCGGCGCCCTCATCGGCCCCTCCCTGCTGCTGCTCGCCGATGTGGCGGGCCGGGTCGTGGTCCGGCCCCAGGAGCTCATGGTGGGTGTCGTGACCGCGTTCGCCGGAGCCCCGGCCCTCCTCGTCGCCGTCCGCCGAATGAGGTCCGCATCGTGA
- a CDS encoding iron chelate uptake ABC transporter family permease subunit, protein MTTHPSTRAGSGPRRYRVAIGPALHVRVQARTLWTGLALLVLVAAACVASLTVGRLGIPLSSLPSTLGGQGASIDAFVLERLRGPRLVVALAAGASFGLSGALFQSVTRNPLGSPDVIGIAPGAGAGAALVALLLPSFPVAVGAALGAVLAMAVVHVSTGTGFRNPTRLVVAGVAVTAMATAFIQYIVYAIERDQATVLSSYLNGSLTARSWSDAATAGVVLLVCAPLAAVLSRPLSASELGRDTAASLGADPDRTFTWSVVAAVALSAGAVAAAGPISFIALTAPQIARRVTRGTGPHLTLSALTGALLLVAADIAAQNAPVFEKLPVGVWTMALGGLYLGHLLFREWRKGLL, encoded by the coding sequence GTGACGACACACCCTTCCACGCGGGCCGGTTCGGGCCCCCGCCGCTACCGGGTGGCGATCGGTCCCGCTCTCCACGTCCGCGTACAGGCACGCACCCTGTGGACCGGGCTGGCGCTCCTCGTCCTCGTCGCGGCGGCCTGCGTCGCCTCCCTGACCGTCGGCCGGCTCGGCATCCCGCTGTCGTCCCTCCCGTCGACCCTGGGCGGACAGGGCGCGAGCATCGACGCCTTCGTCCTGGAACGGCTGCGGGGTCCGCGCCTCGTCGTCGCCCTCGCCGCCGGCGCCTCGTTCGGACTCTCCGGCGCGCTGTTCCAATCGGTGACGCGCAATCCACTGGGCAGCCCGGACGTCATCGGCATCGCCCCCGGAGCGGGCGCGGGCGCCGCACTGGTCGCCCTGCTCCTGCCGTCGTTCCCCGTCGCGGTCGGCGCCGCTCTCGGAGCCGTCCTGGCCATGGCCGTCGTCCACGTGTCCACGGGCACCGGATTCCGCAATCCCACCCGGCTCGTGGTCGCCGGCGTCGCGGTCACCGCCATGGCCACCGCCTTCATCCAGTACATCGTGTACGCGATCGAGCGCGACCAGGCCACCGTCCTCAGCTCCTACCTCAACGGCAGTCTCACCGCGCGCTCCTGGAGCGACGCGGCCACCGCGGGCGTCGTCCTGCTGGTGTGCGCGCCCCTCGCGGCGGTCCTGTCCCGCCCCCTGTCGGCGAGCGAGCTGGGCCGGGACACGGCGGCCTCCCTCGGCGCCGATCCGGACCGCACCTTCACCTGGAGCGTCGTCGCCGCCGTCGCTCTGTCGGCCGGTGCGGTCGCCGCGGCGGGTCCCATCTCCTTCATCGCCCTCACCGCCCCGCAGATCGCCCGACGCGTCACCCGGGGCACGGGCCCCCATCTGACCCTGTCCGCCCTCACTGGGGCGCTTCTTCTCGTGGCCGCGGACATCGCCGCCCAGAACGCCCCGGTCTTCGAGAAGTTGCCGGTCGGCGTGTGGACCATGGCCCTGGGCGGACTGTATCTGGGGCACCTGCTGTTCCGTGAGTGGCGGAAGGGGCTGCTGTAG
- a CDS encoding STAS domain-containing protein, which produces MTHPHGPAEQPSRLSVSHSTASDIEIVTAKGEIDASNIAVLTTALACPDAASRAPRRVLDLGAVTFMDSTGINALLTAHRQAEEAGGWLRLANMDGPVLRLVELVGIDQVIACYPSVELARTS; this is translated from the coding sequence GTGACACACCCGCACGGCCCCGCGGAGCAGCCCTCGCGGCTGTCGGTCAGCCACAGCACCGCGTCGGACATCGAGATCGTGACCGCGAAGGGCGAGATCGACGCCTCGAACATCGCGGTGCTCACCACGGCCCTGGCCTGCCCCGACGCGGCGAGCCGGGCGCCCAGGAGGGTGCTCGATCTGGGCGCGGTGACGTTCATGGACTCCACCGGCATCAACGCCCTGCTCACCGCGCACCGCCAGGCCGAGGAGGCGGGCGGCTGGCTGCGGCTGGCGAACATGGACGGACCGGTCCTGCGCCTGGTCGAACTCGTCGGCATCGACCAGGTCATCGCCTGCTACCCCAGCGTGGAGCTGGCCCGGACGAGCTGA
- a CDS encoding ATP-binding protein yields the protein MPPLRPIPTSGAAGSLEQVIALDGGSGCISEARDAARRFLSEARDEHRMNVPDVTVENAQLVVSELVTNLIKYAPGPGLLQLRIDDSGVQVEVWDSGPAQPLVHGTDPHRVGQHGLEIVTLLTESLTVHSTTVGKRIVATLALPDA from the coding sequence ATGCCACCACTCCGCCCCATCCCGACATCGGGGGCCGCCGGGTCGCTCGAGCAGGTGATCGCTCTCGACGGAGGCAGCGGTTGCATATCCGAGGCCCGCGACGCGGCGCGCCGGTTCCTGTCCGAGGCACGTGACGAACACCGGATGAACGTGCCCGACGTGACGGTGGAGAACGCCCAATTGGTCGTCAGCGAACTCGTCACCAACCTCATCAAGTACGCTCCCGGGCCCGGACTGCTGCAGTTGCGGATCGACGACAGCGGCGTGCAGGTCGAAGTGTGGGACAGCGGCCCGGCGCAGCCCCTGGTGCACGGCACGGATCCGCATCGGGTCGGCCAGCACGGTCTGGAGATCGTCACCCTCCTCACGGAGAGCCTCACCGTCCACTCCACCACCGTCGGAAAACGGATCGTCGCCACGCTCGCCCTGCCCGACGCCTGA
- a CDS encoding SpoIIE family protein phosphatase: MSHRGEAVVDPGVDETQAEPEEVTRPERLEAVRETGLSAAADAGMDRFARLVTELLGVPVALVSMVTDHGQLLPGMAGLGEPWATARRTPLSHAMCRHVVSDAQPFVVADTRLDPRTEDSPAIEDLGVNAYAGMPLTDTEGEVLGALCAIDTRPRQWTPHELQALEDLAAACSAELRLRVVSRQREAARAQAGELTGRLRTALERSQLLLRAADALAGTTGLAEVRQQMRDLVTSDLKPVYVGLVVVDGEDRLRRLVDATGSAPMEEEFETYRLDAAWPTARAARENRTITVHSIQELAREYDADAVAAFLSLGLSSAVCVPLPGTVIPLGTLVLGWDHRHEIDILEQAMLASLAGYTARAVERALFVDSRIDTARQMQEALLTDLPAVDGLELAALYRPANDGELVGGDWYDAYVLPSAAQGGENSPVPVTVAVSVGDITGHDLNATTLMGQARSMLRQADLDHPGQGPARSVTAFEHANRHLDIGASGTLVHAHLRSCSGPESGTWELTFTNAGHPPPLLVAPDGTVRRLREHGQLVFPGLSGASPRKDHRVRLVPGSLLLLYTDGLVEEQRTDIDTTVDKAGRFLAAHRHDALPALLDRLTDHVAGPDAHDDIALLALRVPGD; the protein is encoded by the coding sequence GTGAGTCACCGGGGGGAGGCCGTGGTGGATCCGGGGGTGGACGAGACGCAGGCGGAGCCGGAGGAGGTCACCCGTCCCGAGCGGCTGGAAGCGGTACGCGAGACCGGACTGTCGGCCGCGGCGGACGCGGGCATGGACCGGTTCGCCCGCCTGGTGACCGAACTGCTGGGCGTGCCCGTGGCGTTGGTGTCGATGGTGACGGACCACGGGCAGCTCCTCCCCGGCATGGCCGGCCTCGGAGAACCGTGGGCCACGGCTCGCCGTACCCCGCTCTCCCACGCGATGTGCCGCCACGTGGTGTCCGACGCACAGCCCTTCGTCGTCGCCGACACCCGCCTCGATCCCCGTACCGAGGACAGCCCGGCCATCGAGGACCTGGGCGTGAACGCGTACGCCGGAATGCCACTGACGGACACCGAAGGAGAGGTGCTGGGAGCGCTCTGCGCGATCGACACCCGGCCCCGGCAGTGGACACCGCACGAGCTCCAGGCACTGGAGGACCTCGCCGCGGCCTGCTCGGCGGAGCTGCGGCTGCGGGTGGTCTCCCGGCAGCGCGAAGCCGCCCGTGCCCAGGCCGGAGAGCTGACGGGCAGGCTGCGCACCGCACTTGAGCGCTCCCAGCTGCTGCTGCGCGCCGCCGACGCGCTCGCCGGCACCACCGGGCTCGCCGAGGTGCGCCAGCAGATGCGCGACCTGGTCACCAGCGATCTGAAGCCCGTGTACGTGGGACTGGTCGTGGTCGACGGCGAGGACAGACTGCGCCGCCTGGTCGACGCCACCGGCAGCGCGCCGATGGAGGAGGAGTTCGAGACCTATCGGCTCGACGCCGCCTGGCCGACCGCCCGCGCGGCCCGCGAGAACCGCACGATCACCGTCCACAGCATTCAGGAACTCGCGCGCGAGTACGACGCGGACGCCGTCGCGGCCTTCTTGAGCCTGGGCCTGAGCAGTGCGGTGTGCGTCCCGCTGCCGGGCACGGTCATCCCACTGGGCACTCTCGTGCTCGGCTGGGACCACCGCCACGAGATCGACATCCTGGAACAGGCCATGCTCGCCTCACTGGCCGGCTACACCGCCCGCGCGGTCGAACGGGCCCTGTTCGTCGACAGCCGGATCGACACGGCACGGCAGATGCAGGAGGCGCTGCTCACGGACCTGCCCGCTGTCGACGGGCTGGAGCTCGCCGCCCTCTACCGCCCGGCGAACGACGGCGAACTGGTGGGCGGCGACTGGTACGACGCCTATGTGCTGCCCTCCGCGGCACAAGGCGGTGAGAACTCGCCCGTGCCCGTGACCGTAGCGGTGTCGGTCGGTGACATCACCGGCCACGACCTCAACGCCACCACCTTGATGGGACAGGCCCGCAGCATGCTGCGCCAGGCCGACCTGGACCACCCCGGCCAGGGGCCCGCCCGCTCCGTGACCGCCTTCGAGCACGCCAACCGCCATCTCGACATCGGCGCGAGCGGCACCCTGGTCCACGCCCACCTGCGCTCGTGCTCCGGCCCCGAATCGGGCACCTGGGAACTGACGTTCACCAACGCCGGACACCCGCCGCCGCTCCTCGTCGCCCCCGACGGAACCGTGCGCCGCCTGCGCGAACACGGACAGCTCGTCTTCCCCGGACTGTCCGGCGCGAGCCCCCGCAAGGATCACCGGGTGCGTCTGGTCCCGGGCAGTCTTCTGCTCCTGTACACGGACGGCCTCGTCGAGGAACAACGCACCGACATCGACACAACCGTGGACAAGGCAGGCCGCTTCCTCGCCGCCCACCGCCACGACGCTCTTCCCGCCCTGCTCGACCGTCTCACCGACCACGTCGCCGGGCCCGACGCGCACGACGACATCGCGCTGCTCGCCCTGCGCGTCCCCGGAGACTGA
- a CDS encoding SMP-30/gluconolactonase/LRE family protein, whose translation MATGEDRQSGLRLVPLGGEGPEHVTGDGTGGLLTGVADGRILGVDPDTGRVHTVADTGGRPLGLLLGRDGDLLVCDAEKGLLRVDLASGKATPLLTTVQGRPLGVCSNVAQDRDGVLYVTDASSRYGLAEWKRDLLEHIGSGRLIRLSPDGTADVLLDGLRFANGVALSPDGSHVVVAETGTRRLHRVWLSGARAGRHDVLTDALPGYPDNLTVTADGLIWVAVAGPPDVLLEAVHRAPAVVRRRAAALPPKLLPDPRPSVRALALDFSGRRIHDVRFPARGFRMVTSAYSADGRLFLGSLRGTFLAVTPLPAGASNGT comes from the coding sequence ATGGCTACCGGTGAGGACCGCCAGAGCGGGCTGCGGTTGGTGCCCCTGGGTGGAGAAGGGCCGGAGCACGTCACCGGTGACGGAACCGGTGGCCTACTGACCGGTGTCGCCGACGGGCGGATCCTCGGGGTCGACCCCGACACCGGCCGGGTGCACACGGTGGCGGACACCGGCGGGCGGCCCCTCGGACTTCTCCTCGGCCGCGACGGGGACCTACTCGTGTGCGACGCCGAAAAAGGGCTCCTGCGCGTCGACCTCGCGTCGGGCAAGGCGACGCCCCTCCTCACCACGGTCCAGGGCAGACCGCTGGGCGTGTGCAGCAATGTCGCGCAGGACCGCGACGGCGTGCTGTACGTGACCGATGCCAGCAGCCGGTACGGGCTCGCCGAATGGAAGCGGGACCTGCTGGAACACATCGGGTCCGGCCGGCTGATCCGGCTGTCCCCCGACGGCACGGCCGACGTGCTCCTCGACGGACTGCGGTTCGCCAACGGCGTGGCGCTCTCCCCCGACGGATCGCACGTCGTGGTCGCCGAGACCGGAACGCGCCGCCTGCACCGCGTGTGGCTGTCCGGCGCCCGAGCCGGGCGGCACGACGTGCTGACCGACGCTCTGCCCGGCTACCCGGACAACCTCACCGTGACGGCCGACGGACTGATCTGGGTCGCCGTCGCCGGACCGCCGGACGTTCTCCTCGAAGCGGTGCACCGCGCCCCCGCCGTCGTACGCCGACGCGCCGCGGCACTCCCGCCCAAGCTGCTGCCGGACCCCCGCCCGAGCGTCCGCGCGCTCGCCCTCGACTTCTCGGGGCGACGGATCCACGACGTACGGTTCCCCGCGCGCGGATTCCGTATGGTCACCAGCGCCTACTCTGCCGACGGCCGACTGTTCCTCGGCAGCCTGCGGGGCACCTTCCTGGCCGTCACCCCGCTGCCCGCCGGAGCGTCGAACGGCACGTGA
- the tsaD gene encoding tRNA (adenosine(37)-N6)-threonylcarbamoyltransferase complex transferase subunit TsaD, whose protein sequence is MQKEIVVSGPVVLGIESSCDETGAGIVQDGKLLAHVVASSMDEHARFGGVVPEIASRAHLQAFTPVVRQAMTEAGLRLGQIDAVAVTTGPGLSGALQVGLAGAKSLAYAAGVPLYGVHHLAGHVAADTLEHGPLPRPCVVLIVSGGHTSLLLVRDLVREPILHLGDTLDDAAGECFDKVARILGLPYPGGPAIDRAARAGDPDAVAFPRPLTKSGDDPYAFSFSGLKTAAARWVEQHRQRGTEPPVADGAAALQEAVADVLTRKALRACRDHDVQTLIVVGGVAANSRVRALAEQRCRAAGIELRVPPMTLCTDNGAMIAAVGDLLVRSGAEPAPLDVSIDPSAPLEYAALTPSAVPVARAAWAV, encoded by the coding sequence ATGCAGAAGGAGATCGTAGTGAGCGGACCGGTGGTGCTGGGGATCGAGTCGTCGTGCGACGAGACCGGTGCGGGCATCGTGCAGGACGGAAAACTGCTGGCCCACGTGGTGGCGTCGAGCATGGACGAGCACGCGCGCTTCGGCGGCGTGGTCCCCGAGATCGCCTCGCGGGCTCACCTCCAGGCGTTCACGCCGGTCGTGCGACAGGCAATGACCGAGGCCGGGCTGCGGCTCGGGCAGATCGACGCGGTCGCCGTCACCACCGGCCCCGGACTGTCGGGCGCCCTACAGGTCGGCCTGGCCGGAGCGAAGTCCCTCGCGTACGCGGCGGGAGTCCCGCTGTACGGGGTGCACCACCTGGCCGGACACGTCGCCGCCGACACCCTGGAACACGGCCCGCTGCCCCGGCCGTGCGTCGTGCTCATCGTCTCCGGCGGCCACACCTCTCTGCTCCTGGTCCGGGATCTGGTGCGTGAGCCGATCCTGCACCTGGGCGACACCCTCGACGACGCGGCCGGCGAATGCTTCGACAAGGTCGCCCGCATCCTGGGCCTGCCCTACCCGGGCGGTCCCGCCATCGACCGTGCCGCGAGGGCGGGGGACCCGGACGCGGTCGCGTTCCCGCGCCCGCTGACCAAGTCCGGCGACGATCCGTACGCGTTCTCCTTCTCGGGACTCAAGACGGCCGCCGCCCGCTGGGTGGAACAGCACCGTCAGCGGGGCACGGAACCGCCGGTCGCCGACGGCGCGGCCGCGCTCCAGGAGGCCGTCGCCGACGTCCTCACCCGCAAAGCCCTTCGCGCCTGCCGCGACCACGACGTCCAGACGCTGATCGTGGTCGGGGGAGTGGCCGCCAACTCGCGCGTGCGCGCCCTGGCCGAACAACGCTGCCGGGCTGCGGGCATCGAGCTGCGCGTACCGCCGATGACCCTGTGCACCGACAACGGCGCCATGATCGCCGCGGTCGGGGACCTGCTGGTCCGCTCCGGCGCCGAACCGGCCCCACTCGATGTCTCCATCGACCCGTCCGCCCCGCTGGAGTACGCCGCCCTGACACCGTCGGCCGTGCCCGTGGCCCGGGCGGCCTGGGCCGTCTAA
- a CDS encoding helix-turn-helix domain-containing protein encodes MDAFELLAHPVRLRVVHAMCGGRELTTAELCDRIRDVSKATIYRHVDLLAAGGVLEVAMERRVRGAVERRYRLRRDRAGISTDTVNSLSLDDHRSAFAAALAVLAAEFTAYLDRDTADPVADLVGYRQHAVWLSPGELRGMIDGMREAIAPRLANEPSPDRTQYLISPILFPVEAPPTETGTDDTATGSRSPGPCS; translated from the coding sequence ATGGACGCTTTCGAACTCTTGGCTCACCCGGTGCGGTTGCGAGTGGTTCATGCGATGTGCGGTGGCAGGGAGCTGACCACCGCCGAGCTGTGCGACCGCATTCGGGACGTCTCGAAGGCCACGATCTACCGGCACGTCGACCTGCTCGCAGCGGGTGGGGTCCTGGAAGTCGCCATGGAACGACGCGTGCGCGGCGCCGTCGAGCGCCGCTACCGGCTGCGCCGCGACCGCGCGGGGATCAGTACGGACACGGTCAATTCGCTCTCGCTCGACGACCATCGCAGCGCATTCGCCGCCGCTCTGGCGGTTCTGGCTGCCGAGTTCACCGCATATCTCGACCGCGACACGGCCGACCCGGTAGCCGACCTGGTCGGCTACCGACAGCATGCCGTCTGGCTCAGCCCCGGGGAACTGCGCGGGATGATCGACGGGATGCGGGAGGCGATCGCCCCCCGCCTGGCCAACGAGCCATCACCCGACCGCACGCAGTACTTGATCAGCCCGATCCTCTTCCCCGTCGAAGCGCCGCCGACCGAGACCGGCACCGATGACACCGCCACGGGCAGCCGGAGCCCGGGACCCTGTAGCTGA
- a CDS encoding alpha/beta fold hydrolase, whose amino-acid sequence MPPPYAESGRFSEYEVTVGTGPFAVSGTVSVPRGQAPGPGVVLLAGGGPFDRDETSGPNKPLKDLAWGLASRGTTVLRFDKATYAHRDVAAAPDLTMTQEYVPHAVDAVDLLRSHRSVDPERIFVLGHSMGGKVAPAVAVAAPTVAGLVIMAGDTQPMHHAAVRVVSYLASVLPDQVPPAVIETFQRQAALVDSAELTLSTPAADLPFGLSASYWLELRDYDPVAIAAGLSKPMLILQGGRDYQVTVADDLVRWRTGLAGRPEADIRVYEADNHLFFPGAGPSTPAEYGTPQHVDPVVIADIAHWLSHGQG is encoded by the coding sequence ATGCCACCGCCCTATGCCGAGTCCGGCCGCTTCAGCGAGTACGAGGTCACCGTCGGCACCGGCCCGTTCGCGGTGTCAGGCACGGTGAGCGTCCCCCGCGGGCAGGCTCCCGGCCCCGGCGTGGTGCTGCTCGCCGGTGGTGGACCGTTCGACCGCGACGAGACCAGCGGGCCGAACAAGCCGCTCAAGGACCTGGCTTGGGGGCTCGCCAGCCGCGGGACGACAGTGCTGCGCTTCGACAAGGCCACCTACGCCCACCGCGATGTGGCCGCGGCACCGGACCTGACGATGACGCAGGAATACGTGCCGCATGCCGTCGACGCGGTCGACCTGCTCCGTAGCCACCGCTCGGTGGATCCCGAGCGGATCTTCGTCCTCGGCCACAGCATGGGCGGCAAGGTCGCCCCCGCCGTCGCCGTCGCCGCACCCACGGTGGCGGGCCTCGTGATCATGGCCGGTGACACGCAGCCGATGCACCACGCCGCTGTCCGCGTCGTCAGCTACCTCGCCTCGGTGCTTCCCGACCAGGTCCCACCCGCGGTCATCGAGACCTTCCAGCGGCAGGCCGCCCTGGTCGACAGCGCGGAACTCACGCTCTCGACCCCCGCAGCAGATCTGCCGTTCGGCCTGTCCGCGTCGTACTGGCTAGAACTGCGTGACTACGACCCTGTCGCGATCGCGGCCGGACTCAGCAAGCCGATGCTCATCCTCCAAGGAGGACGCGACTACCAGGTCACCGTCGCGGACGACCTCGTGCGATGGCGGACGGGCCTGGCCGGCCGCCCGGAAGCCGACATCCGTGTCTACGAAGCCGACAACCACCTGTTCTTTCCCGGCGCAGGACCATCAACCCCCGCCGAATACGGAACTCCACAGCATGTCGACCCCGTCGTCATTGCCGACATCGCCCATTGGCTGAGTCACGGCCAGGGATAG